Sequence from the Pirellulales bacterium genome:
GGCCGGATGAAGAGCGACGGGATGCCAGCGCTCGCCGAAGCCTTTGTTCGATTGAAACTCGCCTAAGCAGTCGTGCGGCCGTAGCTCCTCGCTCCGGGGCGCGGTCGCCGGCTGTCATTCTGCCGCGCGGCGGGTCGAAAACTTCGTCGTTCAATCGATCCGTCGCGTGGCTCTTAATCCTGCCGTGCGGCAGCGCGTTACACGCCTAGCAGCCTGTTGAACTTGTGCGACTTTCAGGCCAGCGACGTGATTGCCGGCCGTCGGAGGCCATGACGGGCCGCCGACGCGCTCATGGCAGTCAACCCGCGCCGATACGCGCTGACAATGCACCACGTCATTAGCATGAGAAGATACGCAGGCGCGGCAAGTTTCGTTTCTTTCTGCAACCCCTTCGGAGTACCGATTCCGAACAGCTTGCGCATAATCAGTCCCAGGTTGCGCGCCGCGACCTGGAGCAGATAACGTTTCGAGACTTGTAACAATCCGTGCAGCCAACAGCGTCTCGCTCCGCCGGTCTCGCAGACATGAGCAAACGACCGTTCGACGTATTCGCTCCGCAACCGTTGCAATTTCTTGCTCCGCGGACCGCGGACACGACGATGATTGCCGGTGATCGCCGTACGCTCCGCCTTGGATCGCTCGCTCCACTTCCAAGGGCGCTTACGCTTCGGCTCAGGAATGTATGTCCGGACTCCCAACGTCTCGTTAACGACCGCCAACGTCTCCGCCGCGTGATAGCCCTTGTCGGCCACGGCCTCCTTGATGTTCGCTGGACTTTCGGCCTCAATCACGTTCAACTGCGCCTGCACCACGCTCTCGGCCAAGGTCTCGGTGTCCGCCCGATCGGCCGGATAGATCGTGGCGGAAAGCACCAAGTCCGTTTCGAGATCGACGACGTGCTCAGCCTTGTAGGCCGGATGCGTCGTGCCATCTTTCATGCGGGCGATTCGGCTTTCCGCGTCGTTCGGCGACATCCAGTC
This genomic interval carries:
- a CDS encoding transposase, coding for MALGKRKTEQQAAWIATNELPKSPGHPFYKKLNVLLAEAGFDQWLEKLCAPYYAANMGRDSIPPGVYFRMILVGYFEGIGSQRGIAWRCGDSRSLAEFLGVPLHEETPDHSSLSRIHDRLPLEVHEAMFVFVLKLAAEHQLLAGKTVAVDSTMLEADAAMKSIVRRATGEDWKTYLRGLAAEAGLENPTDEELRRFDKTRRDKKVSNDDWMSPNDAESRIARMKDGTTHPAYKAEHVVDLETDLVLSATIYPADRADTETLAESVVQAQLNVIEAESPANIKEAVADKGYHAAETLAVVNETLGVRTYIPEPKRKRPWKWSERSKAERTAITGNHRRVRGPRSKKLQRLRSEYVERSFAHVCETGGARRCWLHGLLQVSKRYLLQVAARNLGLIMRKLFGIGTPKGLQKETKLAAPAYLLMLMTWCIVSAYRRGLTAMSASAARHGLRRPAITSLA